A part of Thermoplasmata archaeon genomic DNA contains:
- a CDS encoding NAD(P)/FAD-dependent oxidoreductase, which yields AAVTEEVVPGFKFTVCSYVCSMLRPVVIRELELPRFGLTVIPQECNFVPARDGRYLFYRGDEEDTHNAVLAFSKHDAEVLPRYDALMVRLCKFIQPLLDMAPPDLASFNPNELRKLMKLAAPLQELTEEEVYEFARVMTMSAADYLDEWFEGDLLKAALCASGIIGTLLGPRSPGTAYVLLHHSMGEIDGAYRSWGYVRGGMGALSASIAASAANLGAQIRTNAEVREILVRDGRAIGVELATGERILSRVVLSNCDPKRTFLKFLDPQTLPEDFVRGIRNFNIEGSSGKVNLALSSFPDFKVLPGYGPHLQGDVTIGDSMDYMERAYEDAKYGDFSHRPYIDMCVPSTLDPTLAPPGTHVMSNFVQYAPYHLRKGTWPERREEFGETVVDTIEEHVPKIRDLLVGKQVLSPWDLEQEFGLTGGNIFHGELTPNQLLFFRPVPGWAQYRTPVRGLYLCGSGAHPGGGVMGAPGRNAALEVLKDMSLRRV from the coding sequence GAGCCGCGGTCACCGAGGAAGTCGTTCCCGGGTTCAAGTTCACGGTCTGCTCGTACGTCTGCAGCATGCTCCGGCCCGTCGTGATTCGCGAACTTGAGCTGCCCAGGTTCGGACTCACGGTGATCCCCCAGGAGTGCAACTTCGTCCCGGCGAGGGATGGGCGGTACCTCTTCTACCGGGGCGACGAGGAGGACACGCACAATGCGGTTCTCGCGTTCTCCAAGCACGATGCGGAAGTCCTTCCGCGGTACGACGCCTTGATGGTTCGGCTGTGCAAGTTTATCCAGCCCCTGCTCGACATGGCACCGCCCGATCTGGCCTCGTTCAATCCGAACGAACTGCGCAAGCTCATGAAGCTCGCCGCGCCCCTCCAAGAGCTGACCGAGGAAGAGGTCTACGAGTTCGCGCGCGTGATGACCATGAGCGCGGCGGACTACCTCGACGAGTGGTTCGAGGGCGATCTGCTGAAGGCCGCGCTCTGCGCGAGCGGGATCATCGGCACGCTCCTGGGCCCCCGATCTCCGGGCACGGCATACGTGCTCCTGCACCACTCCATGGGGGAGATCGACGGGGCCTACCGTTCCTGGGGCTACGTCCGGGGAGGCATGGGCGCCCTCAGCGCCTCGATTGCCGCGTCCGCGGCGAACCTCGGCGCCCAGATCCGCACGAACGCCGAGGTCCGGGAGATCCTTGTCCGGGACGGCCGCGCGATCGGCGTGGAGCTTGCCACGGGCGAGCGGATCCTCTCCCGGGTCGTCCTCTCGAACTGCGACCCCAAGCGAACGTTCCTCAAGTTCCTGGACCCGCAAACCCTCCCGGAGGATTTCGTGCGCGGCATCCGGAACTTCAACATCGAGGGCTCGTCGGGCAAGGTGAACCTCGCGCTGAGTTCCTTCCCCGATTTCAAGGTCCTCCCGGGCTACGGCCCCCATCTCCAGGGGGACGTGACGATCGGGGACAGCATGGACTACATGGAGAGGGCGTACGAGGACGCCAAGTATGGGGACTTCTCGCATCGTCCGTACATCGACATGTGCGTCCCCTCGACCCTGGACCCCACGCTCGCGCCGCCCGGGACGCACGTCATGTCCAACTTCGTCCAGTACGCTCCGTACCACCTCCGGAAGGGTACGTGGCCCGAGCGACGCGAGGAGTTCGGGGAGACCGTCGTGGACACGATCGAGGAACACGTCCCGAAGATCCGCGACCTCCTCGTCGGGAAGCAGGTCCTGAGCCCCTGGGACCTCGAGCAGGAATTCGGGCTCACGGGCGGCAACATCTTCCACGGCGAATTGACGCCGAACCAGCTCCTGTTCTTCCGGCCCGTCCCGGGTTGGGCGCAGTACCGGACGCCGGTCCGGGGCCTTTACCTCTGCGGTTCGGGCGCGCATCCTGGGGGCGGAGTCATGGGCGCCCCCGGTCGGAACGCGGCCCTTGAAGTCCTCAAAGATATGAGCCTACGGCGGGTGTGA